Proteins encoded in a region of the Natrarchaeobius halalkaliphilus genome:
- a CDS encoding glucose 1-dehydrogenase — protein MKAIVVERGENTPSLIETPVPEPADGEALVRTLRVGIDGTDFEVLNGNHGGFPAGDDHQIIGHEAVGVVEDPNGTGLENGQLVVPTVRRPPEGSNEYFERGEPDMAPPGTYLERGIDGAHGFMSEYFTSPEEYLVTIPDEFAETGILVEPMSNTVKALEHAFASRSMFDWSPETALVLGNGPLGLLTLAMLDQTVERSYCLGRRDRPDPTIDIIDELGATYVDSRETPVSEIADVHEPVDFVYEATGYAKHAFETVEALAPNGVGVLLGIPEDWTFDIDGGRLHREIVLENKVILGSVNSHLRHFESAKESLARVPDWFTDDIITDVFSPINAEQALSSGNNRIKTVIEFDTR, from the coding sequence ATGAAAGCGATCGTCGTCGAGCGAGGGGAGAATACCCCGAGCCTTATCGAAACGCCCGTTCCGGAGCCAGCGGACGGCGAGGCACTAGTGCGAACGCTACGGGTCGGAATCGACGGAACGGACTTCGAAGTTCTGAACGGAAACCACGGTGGGTTTCCCGCGGGCGACGATCATCAGATCATCGGTCACGAGGCCGTCGGCGTCGTCGAGGATCCAAACGGGACCGGACTCGAGAACGGACAGCTCGTCGTCCCAACCGTTCGACGACCGCCGGAGGGATCGAACGAGTACTTCGAACGTGGGGAGCCGGATATGGCACCGCCTGGAACCTATCTCGAACGGGGAATCGACGGTGCTCACGGTTTTATGTCGGAGTATTTCACCAGCCCGGAAGAGTACCTGGTCACGATCCCCGACGAGTTCGCAGAAACCGGCATTCTCGTCGAACCGATGAGCAACACGGTCAAGGCGCTCGAACACGCGTTTGCCTCTCGTTCGATGTTCGACTGGTCTCCCGAGACGGCTCTCGTTCTCGGAAACGGACCACTCGGTCTACTGACGCTTGCGATGCTGGATCAGACGGTCGAGCGGTCGTACTGTCTCGGCCGCCGTGATCGCCCCGATCCGACGATCGACATCATCGACGAACTCGGCGCGACGTACGTCGATTCGCGGGAAACACCCGTTTCCGAGATCGCAGACGTTCACGAACCTGTCGATTTCGTTTACGAGGCAACTGGATACGCAAAACACGCGTTCGAAACGGTTGAGGCGCTGGCTCCGAACGGTGTCGGCGTTCTACTCGGTATTCCCGAAGACTGGACGTTCGATATCGACGGTGGTCGATTACACCGTGAGATAGTTCTCGAGAACAAAGTAATTCTCGGAAGTGTCAATTCTCATCTCAGACATTTCGAGTCAGCGAAGGAGTCGCTCGCTCGAGTTCCCGACTGGTTTACGGACGATATTATTACCGATGTCTTCTCCCCAATTAATGCTGAACAAGCGTTATCTAGTGGAAATAATCGGATTAAGACCGTAATCGAGTTCGACACGAGATAA
- a CDS encoding Rid family detoxifying hydrolase, which yields MKEVSTPNAPPSIGPFSQGLVDDGTVYVSGQGPIDPETEAIVGEDIEDETHRTMKNIGAVLEAAGSSLDDVVKATVFIQDMDDYDAINGVYEEYLSEPYPARSAIQVEDLPVDIGVEIEIIARVSQ from the coding sequence ATGAAAGAGGTATCTACACCCAATGCGCCACCGAGTATCGGACCGTTCTCCCAGGGTCTCGTAGACGACGGAACGGTGTACGTTTCAGGACAGGGACCGATCGATCCCGAAACCGAAGCGATCGTCGGGGAAGATATCGAGGACGAAACTCATCGAACGATGAAAAACATCGGTGCAGTCCTCGAAGCGGCAGGGAGTTCGCTCGACGACGTCGTCAAGGCGACCGTTTTCATCCAGGATATGGACGATTACGACGCGATCAACGGCGTATACGAGGAGTACCTGAGCGAGCCATACCCCGCCCGAAGCGCCATCCAGGTCGAAGACCTTCCGGTGGATATCGGGGTCGAGATCGAAATCATCGCACGGGTCAGCCAATGA
- a CDS encoding aminotransferase class V-fold PLP-dependent enzyme: protein MDRAGEANSIYDELGVPPVINATGTKTRIGGSRIRTGAIDAMNRASESFVRLSDLQAEASARIAEITGAQAGYVTSGAAAGLLLGAAAALAGHDIQRMDRLPETAGIPDEIVMPRTHRTGYDHAFRATGATIVDVGTNDRHLGTGSTNVEPWEIEAAITAETAAIGYIEKPYTGPPLGVVTEIAHEHDIPVIVDAAAELPPTTNFSRFIDDGADLVVFSGGKAIRGPQTTGIVAGRKDLIQSMALQHLDMHAASEVWEPPERLIDLEEIDGVPRQGIGRPMKVGKEELVGLIVALESFLEEDQAETNRGWHERAVRISEELSKIEGIKTTVTVGNDVSVAPETIVRIDPDEAGISASELVRALRSENPRVFVGADRLDENVVTINPMCLEDGEPGYVLDRIWAHAGPESDEPVSERDVANTTG from the coding sequence ATGGACAGGGCAGGCGAAGCCAATTCTATCTACGACGAGCTAGGTGTTCCTCCCGTTATCAATGCAACGGGAACGAAAACGCGCATCGGTGGCAGTCGGATCCGTACCGGTGCGATCGATGCGATGAACCGTGCATCCGAGTCGTTCGTTCGACTCTCCGATCTACAGGCCGAAGCGAGCGCACGTATTGCGGAGATAACGGGCGCACAGGCGGGATACGTGACCAGCGGTGCAGCTGCCGGACTGCTACTCGGTGCGGCCGCAGCCCTGGCAGGTCACGATATCCAGCGAATGGATCGGCTCCCGGAGACGGCCGGAATTCCAGACGAGATCGTCATGCCACGAACCCATCGAACCGGCTACGATCACGCGTTCAGAGCGACCGGAGCAACGATCGTCGACGTCGGGACCAACGACCGACATCTCGGTACGGGCTCAACCAACGTCGAGCCGTGGGAGATCGAAGCTGCAATCACGGCCGAAACGGCCGCGATCGGATACATCGAAAAACCGTACACAGGCCCTCCACTCGGTGTCGTTACCGAAATCGCCCACGAACACGATATTCCGGTCATCGTCGACGCAGCAGCCGAGTTGCCACCGACGACCAACTTCTCCCGGTTCATCGACGACGGTGCGGACCTCGTCGTCTTCAGCGGCGGCAAGGCGATCCGCGGGCCGCAGACGACCGGGATCGTCGCGGGCCGAAAAGATCTCATTCAGTCGATGGCTCTCCAACATCTCGACATGCACGCCGCGAGTGAAGTCTGGGAACCGCCGGAACGGTTGATCGATCTCGAGGAAATCGACGGCGTTCCCCGCCAGGGAATCGGCCGGCCGATGAAAGTCGGCAAGGAAGAACTCGTCGGCCTCATCGTCGCCCTCGAGTCCTTCCTCGAAGAAGATCAGGCCGAAACGAATCGCGGCTGGCACGAACGTGCGGTTCGGATCTCCGAGGAGCTCTCCAAAATCGAAGGTATCAAAACGACGGTTACCGTCGGCAACGACGTCTCCGTAGCGCCGGAAACTATCGTCCGAATCGATCCGGACGAGGCCGGTATTTCGGCATCCGAACTCGTTCGAGCGTTGCGGTCGGAGAACCCGCGCGTGTTCGTCGGAGCGGACCGACTGGATGAGAACGTCGTGACGATCAATCCGATGTGTCTCGAGGATGGGGAGCCGGGGTACGTCCTGGATCGGATCTGGGCCCACGCTGGGCCCGAGAGTGACGAGCCCGTCAGCGAACGAGACGTGGCAAACACGACCGGTTAA
- a CDS encoding IclR family transcriptional regulator, with protein sequence MATELGDETIEATVRSFSVLDVLIDSAQPVGVTEIASRTNMTKSTVYKHVNTLVALGYAEKVGSQYEPAIRFLDCARRIRWDNDLIRTVREPVDELAEMANEVAGLVIERNGVAIDVYCADQYYSGTFPAYNTRHLHCSAAGKAILAELPDERVESLARTSTALTEHTITDPDELLLELARIRERGFSLDRQEQFPDVNSVAVSVETDSFVASVYVSGQADELSGKRFEENIPGLLLSASRMLASTLE encoded by the coding sequence ATGGCTACGGAACTGGGAGACGAAACGATCGAGGCGACGGTTCGCTCGTTTTCCGTACTCGACGTGCTCATCGATAGCGCACAGCCGGTTGGCGTTACCGAGATTGCATCGCGGACGAATATGACGAAGAGTACGGTGTACAAACACGTCAACACGCTCGTTGCGCTGGGTTACGCCGAAAAAGTCGGAAGCCAGTACGAACCGGCGATCCGGTTTCTCGACTGTGCCAGGCGAATCCGATGGGACAACGATCTCATTCGAACAGTTCGCGAACCGGTCGATGAACTCGCCGAGATGGCAAACGAGGTCGCCGGACTCGTTATCGAACGAAACGGTGTCGCAATCGACGTCTACTGTGCCGATCAGTACTACAGCGGTACGTTTCCCGCGTACAATACTCGCCATCTCCATTGCAGCGCTGCAGGGAAAGCGATCCTCGCGGAGCTACCGGACGAACGTGTCGAGTCGCTCGCGCGGACGTCGACGGCGCTGACCGAACATACGATCACCGATCCCGACGAGTTGCTCCTGGAACTCGCCCGGATTCGAGAACGCGGGTTTTCGCTCGACAGGCAGGAGCAGTTCCCGGACGTGAACAGCGTTGCTGTCAGCGTCGAGACTGACTCGTTCGTCGCATCCGTATACGTCTCCGGACAGGCGGACGAACTGTCGGGGAAACGATTCGAGGAGAACATTCCCGGACTCCTTCTCAGTGCGAGTCGTATGCTGGCATCGACTCTCGAGTGA
- a CDS encoding PIG-L deacetylase family protein — MKLLAIVAHPDDADIFCGGTIAKHADRGDTVTIAHMTKGEYGGFDTDRETVAETRAEEARRSGDELGAADVTFLGFPDGRIEYSLENRLEIVETIREHDPDLILTHYREDMHPDHRVTSRLVTDAYYMASLPLVETEYEPCDPDNVYCFGKPTSTFEPTTYVDISGYENRKAAAIDHHESQVAFLEEHGGIDAEFDNLIEGVAAENATLGKKTGVNSAEGFLALHEQANDYLG, encoded by the coding sequence ATGAAGTTGTTAGCAATCGTTGCACATCCGGACGATGCAGATATATTCTGTGGCGGTACGATCGCGAAACATGCAGATCGCGGTGATACCGTCACGATCGCTCACATGACCAAAGGGGAGTACGGTGGGTTCGACACCGATCGGGAAACCGTTGCCGAGACGCGAGCCGAGGAAGCTCGTCGCTCGGGTGACGAACTCGGTGCGGCCGACGTGACGTTCCTCGGATTTCCCGACGGTCGCATCGAATACTCGCTCGAGAACCGTCTCGAAATCGTCGAGACGATCCGCGAGCACGACCCGGATCTGATCCTGACACATTACCGAGAAGACATGCATCCGGATCACCGGGTCACGTCCCGGCTCGTCACCGACGCCTATTATATGGCATCGCTTCCGCTCGTCGAAACCGAGTACGAGCCGTGTGACCCCGACAACGTCTACTGCTTCGGAAAGCCGACGTCGACGTTCGAGCCGACGACGTACGTCGATATTTCTGGATACGAAAACAGGAAGGCCGCGGCCATCGACCACCACGAGTCACAGGTCGCTTTCCTCGAAGAACACGGCGGTATCGATGCGGAATTCGACAACCTCATCGAGGGTGTCGCCGCTGAAAATGCGACGCTCGGAAAGAAAACCGGCGTGAACAGCGCGGAGGGGTTTCTTGCGCTCCACGAGCAGGCAAACGACTATCTCGGTTGA
- the dgoD gene encoding galactonate dehydratase: MKITGYELFEVPPRWLFLKIETDDGVVGWGEPIVEGRAQTVRTAVEEVMNSYLVGKDPHTIEDHWQAMYRGCFYRGGPVLMSAIAGIDQALWDIKGKSFDVPVYELLGGRTRDRIRVYQWIGGDRVTEIGAEAKQLADAGYTALKMDASNQMRHLEPPAAVDEITDRVQHVREVVGDEMDIVVDFRGRISKSLAKRVIAALEEFDLLFVEEPLLPENLEYLPTLAGRTNVPMATGERLYSRWDFKPLFRRGGIDVIQPDVSHAGGISELVRIAAMAETHDVAVAPNCPLGPIALAASLQVSTHIPNLLVQDHGFDIYPAPKSAADHYLHDSSVFEFVDGYLSLLEKPGLGLEIDESAIRKRSRQDLDWSNPIWRHEDGTIAEW; encoded by the coding sequence ATGAAAATCACCGGATACGAACTGTTCGAAGTTCCGCCGCGCTGGCTCTTCTTGAAAATTGAGACGGACGACGGGGTCGTGGGGTGGGGTGAACCGATCGTCGAGGGGCGGGCACAGACCGTCCGAACCGCCGTCGAGGAGGTGATGAACAGCTATCTCGTTGGCAAAGATCCACACACTATCGAGGATCACTGGCAGGCGATGTACCGAGGGTGTTTTTACCGCGGTGGCCCGGTCCTGATGAGCGCGATCGCAGGGATCGATCAGGCGCTATGGGACATCAAGGGGAAGAGCTTCGACGTTCCCGTGTACGAACTTCTCGGTGGACGAACCCGGGATCGAATTCGCGTATACCAGTGGATCGGCGGCGATCGTGTCACCGAAATCGGAGCCGAAGCGAAACAGCTGGCAGACGCCGGATACACCGCCCTGAAGATGGACGCCTCGAACCAGATGCGACATCTCGAGCCGCCTGCTGCGGTCGACGAGATTACAGATCGAGTCCAGCACGTCCGCGAGGTCGTCGGCGACGAGATGGATATCGTCGTCGATTTCCGCGGGCGAATCTCGAAGTCTCTGGCAAAACGCGTCATCGCTGCGCTCGAGGAGTTCGATCTGCTGTTCGTCGAAGAACCGCTGCTTCCGGAGAATCTGGAGTATCTTCCGACGCTAGCCGGTCGGACGAACGTTCCGATGGCGACCGGTGAGCGACTGTACTCCCGATGGGATTTCAAACCCCTGTTTCGACGCGGTGGAATCGACGTTATTCAACCGGACGTTTCGCACGCAGGAGGAATATCCGAGCTCGTCCGGATCGCCGCGATGGCGGAGACCCACGACGTCGCGGTCGCGCCGAACTGTCCGCTCGGTCCGATCGCGCTCGCTGCGTCACTACAGGTGAGCACGCATATTCCGAACTTGCTGGTTCAGGATCACGGGTTCGATATCTATCCGGCTCCGAAAAGCGCCGCGGATCACTACCTGCACGACTCGTCGGTCTTCGAATTCGTCGATGGCTATCTTTCGCTCCTCGAAAAACCGGGGCTCGGCCTCGAGATCGACGAGTCGGCGATCCGAAAACGATCGCGACAGGACCTGGACTGGTCGAACCCGATCTGGCGACACGAGGACGGAACGATCGCAGAGTGGTGA
- a CDS encoding extracellular solute-binding protein, whose product MRNHTRRKVLTTTGAATAFSLAGCIGDSDGSNGTTIETRYMDAPGIEDYFEEHTAAFEEETGIHVEFETVGWGEAQDTLMSDITSRTGPDVQEIASTWIPEQYDANGWMDLESDEVVDHIPDTGMFEDGAMDVATFQDTLVGIPWFWGPRAWQQVDEEVEAGDVAGHPEDWDGLVDQAQAYDGDNHLFALMGSDYEPMRNFAMFLWQSGGQLLTDDNSEPAFHNEAGVQALQFYADLYAEYDVLDSETVEWAAADINGAFAGGQMASTIDALGTVGAYEEEDGQSLDDLSISAPPVGPDGDGGTFFGMELLGIHPWTDEPEAAAQWIEYLLRAEPNAEISSTVGFLPTNPDGFDTEYFEHDVYQTFNDDVFPVAQTYPQVLGWGEIEGELNRSVAEVIQNAVTGDLEEGDVQNALDDAAEVAHQTL is encoded by the coding sequence ATGAGAAACCATACTCGCCGGAAGGTGCTTACAACGACTGGTGCAGCGACCGCGTTCAGTCTCGCGGGGTGTATCGGTGACAGTGACGGAAGCAACGGGACGACGATCGAGACGCGATACATGGACGCGCCCGGTATCGAGGACTACTTCGAAGAACACACGGCGGCGTTCGAAGAGGAGACCGGAATCCACGTCGAGTTCGAAACCGTCGGGTGGGGTGAAGCTCAGGATACGCTCATGAGCGATATCACGAGTAGAACCGGCCCGGACGTTCAAGAAATCGCTTCGACCTGGATCCCGGAACAGTACGATGCGAACGGGTGGATGGACCTCGAGTCCGACGAGGTCGTCGATCACATCCCGGACACCGGAATGTTCGAAGACGGTGCGATGGACGTCGCGACGTTTCAGGATACGCTCGTCGGTATCCCGTGGTTCTGGGGTCCGCGCGCGTGGCAACAGGTAGACGAGGAGGTCGAAGCTGGTGACGTCGCCGGACACCCCGAAGACTGGGACGGTCTCGTCGATCAAGCACAGGCATACGACGGCGACAATCACCTGTTCGCACTCATGGGATCCGATTACGAGCCCATGCGGAACTTCGCGATGTTCCTCTGGCAGAGCGGCGGACAGTTGCTCACCGACGACAACTCCGAGCCGGCCTTCCACAACGAAGCGGGAGTCCAGGCGCTCCAGTTTTATGCAGACCTCTACGCCGAGTACGACGTGCTCGACTCCGAAACGGTCGAGTGGGCCGCTGCAGACATCAACGGTGCGTTTGCGGGCGGACAGATGGCCAGCACCATCGACGCCCTCGGAACCGTCGGCGCGTACGAGGAAGAGGACGGCCAGTCGCTAGACGACCTCTCGATCTCCGCTCCGCCCGTCGGCCCCGACGGCGACGGCGGCACCTTCTTCGGCATGGAGCTGCTCGGTATCCACCCGTGGACCGACGAGCCCGAAGCAGCCGCACAGTGGATCGAATACCTGCTCCGCGCCGAACCGAACGCCGAAATCTCGAGTACGGTCGGATTCCTGCCGACCAATCCCGACGGGTTCGACACCGAGTACTTCGAACACGACGTCTACCAGACGTTCAACGATGACGTCTTCCCGGTCGCACAGACGTACCCACAGGTGCTCGGCTGGGGTGAGATCGAGGGCGAACTCAACAGATCCGTTGCCGAGGTCATCCAGAATGCCGTTACCGGTGACCTCGAGGAAGGGGATGTCCAGAACGCGCTCGACGACGCCGCGGAAGTCGCACACCAGACGTTATAG
- a CDS encoding carbohydrate ABC transporter permease, which produces MVRTTRQFRSRLADLHLGSYLPLYNRLTEQQRFAYKLLAPGLAMMFLIHFIPIIWGTLISFLGVDSSYIYRWHAAPFVALENYQYVLDPRTVVGGRFWFSVRQTVIFAVGTLVVTYVLGLTAALVLNQKFKGRFVARTLLLLPWVAPVVVTLLIWRMMFQQQSGIINNILMSIGVINEPIYWLIGDNAIWTLVLTHSWTQFPLVMIMLYAGLQSIPEQLYEAAAIDGAGRWEKFRHITFPQLKPVSAVVVLLVMLWTMINFTAPYVLLGAQPPRAGQVSILYIYDFAFSNFQFGRGAAMSVVLFAIAMTMALAYYKYLFDEDFTEGDQ; this is translated from the coding sequence ATGGTACGTACGACGAGACAGTTTCGAAGCCGACTAGCCGATCTTCACCTCGGGAGCTATCTCCCGCTGTACAATCGGCTGACCGAACAGCAGCGTTTTGCATACAAACTCCTCGCCCCGGGGCTCGCGATGATGTTTCTTATTCATTTTATTCCGATCATCTGGGGGACGCTCATCAGTTTTCTCGGCGTCGACTCGAGTTACATCTACCGGTGGCATGCAGCCCCGTTCGTCGCGCTCGAGAACTATCAGTACGTATTGGATCCACGTACCGTGGTCGGCGGCCGGTTCTGGTTCTCGGTCCGGCAGACGGTCATCTTCGCGGTCGGAACCCTGGTGGTGACGTACGTTCTCGGGCTAACGGCAGCCCTCGTTCTCAATCAGAAGTTCAAGGGGCGATTCGTGGCGCGAACGCTGTTGTTACTGCCGTGGGTCGCGCCGGTCGTCGTCACGCTGCTCATCTGGCGAATGATGTTCCAGCAACAGAGCGGCATCATCAACAACATTCTCATGTCGATCGGGGTCATCAACGAGCCGATCTACTGGCTCATCGGGGACAACGCCATCTGGACGCTCGTCCTCACCCACTCGTGGACGCAGTTCCCGCTCGTGATGATCATGCTGTATGCCGGGTTGCAGTCGATTCCCGAACAGCTCTACGAGGCCGCAGCGATCGATGGAGCTGGCCGGTGGGAGAAGTTCCGCCACATCACTTTTCCGCAGCTAAAACCGGTTTCCGCCGTGGTCGTGTTGCTGGTGATGCTGTGGACTATGATCAACTTTACCGCGCCGTACGTCCTGCTCGGCGCACAGCCGCCACGAGCAGGCCAGGTTTCGATCCTGTACATCTATGACTTTGCGTTCTCGAACTTCCAGTTCGGCCGCGGTGCGGCGATGAGCGTCGTCCTCTTTGCGATCGCGATGACGATGGCGCTTGCGTACTACAAGTATCTGTTTGACGAGGACTTTACGGAGGGAGACCAATGA